The nucleotide sequence CGGGTGGCCGGGGCCCTGCTGGGCTCGGTCCGCGCCGACCACGGCTTCGGGGCGGCGGACATGGTCGCCCTGGGGCGGGCGATGAGCGGCGTCACCCCCTCGTCCTCGGAGTTCGCCTCGGTTCCGGTGATCCTGCCCGGCGTCCCGGTGAAGGGGGCCGGCTCCACACTGCGCTGGGACCAGCCCAAGGCCGAGCGGCTCTTCACCACCCTCCGCGAGGACCGGCCGCTGGTCGCCCACCGGCCGAAGCGACCCGGCGCCACCCCGGTCGACGTGGACCCGGGCCGGGTCCGGGTCCATGTGCTCAACGGCACCGATACGGCGGGGCTCGCCCGCCGCGCGGACCGCGCGCTGCACGCCACCGGCTTCGCCACCACCGGCTCCCCCGCCGACGCCGCGACCCCCGACGTCCGGCGCACGGTGATCGTGTACGACCCCGTCTGGGACCGCTCGGTGCGCTCGCTGGCCGCCGCGCTGCCCGGGGCCCGGCTGAAGCCGGTGGTCGGGCAGGGCGCCGTGATGCAGATCACGATCGGCGCGGACTACACGGGTGTGCGGCCGGTCCGGGTCGAGAAGCCGCGGAGCGACACGGCCGGGTTCGGGGCCATCACCGGCGACGAGGTCGTCTGCCCCGAGGGCGCCACTCACTCCCTCTGACCCGAGGGGTCATCGCCCGGCGTCCTCGGTGTCGTCGTCGGCGCGCGGGGCGACGCGCCGGGCACGGAGTTCCTTGATCGCGCGGCGGCGGGCCAGCCGGTGGGTCCGGCGGATCTCGGCCTCCTGGTAGCGCCGCTTGTCCCGCTCGGTCTCCGGGATGACCGGGGGCACCGGCCGGGGCTTGCCGTCGGCGTCGACGGCGGCGAAGACGAGATAGGCGCTGCCGACCTGGGTGGCGGGCGTGGACTCGTTCCACCGCTCGGCCAGCACCCGCACCCCGATCTCCATGGAGGACCGGCCGGTCCAGTTGACCTGGGCCTTCACATGAACGAGGTCGCCGACCCTGACCGGTTCGAGGAAGACCATCTCGTCCATCGACGCGGTGACCGCGGGCCCCTCGGAGTGGCGTCCGGCGACCGCTCCGGCCGCGTCGTCCACCAGTTTCATGATCACGCCGCCGTGGACGGTACCGAGGAGATTGGTGTCACTGCCCGTCATGATGTGTGACAGCGTGGT is from Streptomyces hygroscopicus and encodes:
- a CDS encoding acyl-CoA hydrolase, encoding MTNQAHGAEPELPGKPTSASRTTLSHIMTGSDTNLLGTVHGGVIMKLVDDAAGAVAGRHSEGPAVTASMDEMVFLEPVRVGDLVHVKAQVNWTGRSSMEIGVRVLAERWNESTPATQVGSAYLVFAAVDADGKPRPVPPVIPETERDKRRYQEAEIRRTHRLARRRAIKELRARRVAPRADDDTEDAGR